ACCTGCCCGCCATCCACGCGTTGAAGGACTGATTCCGATGAGCATCGACCTGGCCGTGATCGGTGGCAGTGGCCTCTATCAGTTCGAAGGCCTGGAAAACACCGAGCGGCACGCCGTGCAGACGCCGTTCGGCCCGGCCTCGGGTGACGTCGTGACGGGCGACTTCCGCGGCAGGCGGCTCGCCTTCCTCGCCCGTCACGGCGAAAGCCACACCGTGCCGCCGCATCGGGTGAACTACCGCGCCAACCTGTGGGCCCTGCATGCGATGGGCGCGCGGCGCGTGGTGGCCGTCAACGCCGTGGGCGGCATCCGCGACGACATGGGCCCCCGCACGCTGGTGGTGCCCGACCAGATCATCGATTACACGCATGGCCGCTACACCAGCTTCAACGATGTCGAGGGTGCCGAGGTGCGGCACATCGATTTCAGCGAGCCCTACAGCGCCGCACTGCGCCAGGCCCTGCTGGCCGCGGCGCGCGCCGAGGGCCTGGCGATCATCGATGGCGGTTGCCACGGCGTGACCCAGGGGCCGCGCCTGGAGACGCGCGCGGAGATCGCGCGGATGAAGCGCGACGGCTGCGACCTGGTCGGCATGACCGGCATGCCCGAGGCCGTGCTTGCCCGCGAGCTGGACCTGGAATTCGCCTGCCTGGCACTGGTGGCCAACTTCGCCGCCGGCGCCGGCGACGAGGCGGAGATCAGCATCGAGGAAATCTTCGCCCACCTGGCCGCTGCGACGGCCAACGTTCCGGCTATTCTTGGGCGTTTGCTGGCAGTCTTGTAGGCATTTCGCGGACATCGTCCGCTCCTACAACCGCGGATTGCGGGCATCGTATGTTTCCGCACTTCAGATCGCGGACATCGTCTGCTGCTACAACCGTGGATCGCGGACATCGTCCGCTCCTACGTGGCGCTGTGTAGGAGCGGACGATGTCCGCGATACGCGAACCCTACGCCCGTTGCCATCCTGCGGTGCGATGACGTACGCCGAAACCAGGCATGACGCGGCGGCCGATGCCGTGCGTCGCCCTGCGGCAACGTTGCGCGCGGGCTGCGGTGCATAGCCGACGCGATACCCCACCCTGGACCCGCAGCGGGCAGGGCGCGACTGGCCCACGCTAGCTCCATGAAACCTCACTGCCACGGTGCCTCACTGATTGAATCACTGACTGCCCTGTCGGTGTTTGCCGTCGGCAGCGCGGCCAGCGGGGCGTGGTTCCACGCGTCGATGGCCATGGATGCGGCGGCATCGCGGACGATGGCCACCGTGACCGCCATCGCCGATCTGCGCGAGCGCATGCGCGCCAATCCGCTCGGTGTGTCAGGCGGTTCCTACAACGCCACCACGCCATCGGACGCCGGTTGCGCGGGCGGCTGCACGCCTGACCAGCTTGCCGCCGACGACCTCGCGCGGTTCCGCGCCAGCCTTCGTCGGCACGTCGGATCGTCCACGGCGTCCGTCGTCCGCTGCGAGGACATCTCGGGCTGCCTCGTGCGTGTCACGCTCGGCCGCCATGTCGTCGCCGCCACATCGTTCCGGCCGTGAGCCAGCACGGGTCTAGCCTCGTGGAACTGCTGGTCTCGCTCGCCGTGGCGGGCATGGTGGCAGCGGTCGTCGCGAC
This DNA window, taken from Luteibacter sp. 9135, encodes the following:
- a CDS encoding S-methyl-5'-thioinosine phosphorylase, giving the protein MSIDLAVIGGSGLYQFEGLENTERHAVQTPFGPASGDVVTGDFRGRRLAFLARHGESHTVPPHRVNYRANLWALHAMGARRVVAVNAVGGIRDDMGPRTLVVPDQIIDYTHGRYTSFNDVEGAEVRHIDFSEPYSAALRQALLAAARAEGLAIIDGGCHGVTQGPRLETRAEIARMKRDGCDLVGMTGMPEAVLARELDLEFACLALVANFAAGAGDEAEISIEEIFAHLAAATANVPAILGRLLAVL